The following proteins come from a genomic window of Paracoccus sp. MBLB3053:
- a CDS encoding LysR family transcriptional regulator produces MKPIPFGFRQIDYLLAVAQTGSTAAAARALNVSQPSISVAIAQFEAHFGAALFIRLPGQGMKQTPYGRDRIARLRNLRTEADSIFGTAGDTPQQLRLGVFSTLGPRYAPMLMRRFAESCPGATLDFVEGDIGSLGQAILAGELDLALVYDVGLPAGLVSTELAAIPPCAVLPPEHRLADRTTIDLRDLAEDPLIMIGLPHSRGYFLSLFQMAGARPAIAAETGSIEMLRALVANGHGVGLLATELPYEQTYDGRRVVMRSLAGPLPPSRVVLVRAARFEPTEAMTRFTQIACETLQGDVAA; encoded by the coding sequence ATGAAACCTATACCATTCGGATTTCGGCAGATCGACTATTTGCTTGCAGTGGCGCAGACAGGATCGACCGCAGCCGCTGCCAGGGCGCTGAACGTGTCGCAACCTTCAATCTCCGTCGCCATCGCTCAGTTCGAGGCTCATTTTGGCGCCGCGCTGTTCATCCGGCTTCCCGGTCAGGGCATGAAACAAACGCCTTACGGACGAGACAGGATCGCGCGCCTGCGCAACCTTCGAACCGAGGCGGACAGCATCTTCGGCACGGCAGGCGACACCCCACAGCAATTGCGACTAGGGGTCTTTTCAACCCTCGGTCCTCGATATGCTCCCATGCTCATGCGTCGGTTCGCAGAGTCCTGTCCGGGTGCGACTCTCGATTTTGTCGAAGGGGATATCGGATCGCTCGGTCAAGCGATCCTCGCGGGGGAACTGGACCTTGCGCTCGTCTATGATGTCGGTCTGCCAGCGGGGCTCGTTTCGACCGAACTGGCGGCGATCCCGCCCTGCGCAGTGCTTCCACCGGAGCACCGACTGGCTGATCGGACTACTATCGACCTGAGGGATCTGGCCGAAGATCCGCTGATCATGATCGGCCTGCCGCACAGCCGCGGATATTTCCTTTCGCTTTTCCAGATGGCTGGGGCCCGCCCCGCGATCGCCGCCGAGACAGGGTCCATCGAAATGCTTCGCGCTCTCGTTGCGAATGGGCACGGTGTTGGCCTGCTCGCGACGGAATTGCCCTATGAACAGACCTATGACGGCCGGCGCGTCGTCATGCGCAGCCTGGCGGGACCGCTGCCTCCAAGCCGGGTCGTGCTTGTCCGGGCGGCAAGATTTGAACCGACCGAGGCCATGACGCGGTTCACGCAGATCGCCTGCGAAACGCTGCAGGGGGATGTCGCGGCGTGA
- a CDS encoding CaiB/BaiF CoA transferase family protein: MAARTKPLSGLQVLDFTRVLAGPYASALMADLGAEVIKVEGPGGDEYRHVGPFREGESALFQAANRGKRSILLDLKDPADRKVAIALASRADVVIENFRPGVMARLGLGPDELRRRNPRLVYASISGFGQTGPNHARPAYDIVLQAMSGMMALTGDADGPPMMVGEAIADVAGGLFAAWGIMAALFERERTGEGRVIDLALFDALASMMPTAAARVLVCGQDPSRVGSRHALSAPFGVYPAGKGHFAVAVLNDRLFIRFAQAIGRPELAADPRFATDAERRLHEPVLAEAITSWASDRDAAEVVAALTEAGIPAAPLSTAREAWSSGQVVSRGLASPVDHPILGQVALPEQPVHFSDVPRGNRRPAPALDEHGAQIRAELEK, translated from the coding sequence ATGGCAGCACGAACGAAACCTCTTTCCGGTCTTCAGGTCCTGGATTTCACCCGGGTTCTGGCAGGCCCCTATGCCTCGGCGCTGATGGCGGATCTTGGCGCAGAGGTCATCAAGGTCGAAGGGCCAGGGGGCGATGAATACCGCCATGTGGGCCCCTTCCGCGAGGGCGAAAGTGCCCTGTTTCAGGCGGCGAACCGTGGAAAGCGATCGATCCTTCTCGATCTCAAGGACCCGGCGGACCGGAAGGTCGCGATTGCCCTTGCAAGCCGGGCCGACGTGGTCATCGAGAATTTCCGTCCCGGAGTGATGGCCAGGCTGGGACTGGGGCCAGACGAATTGCGCAGGCGCAATCCTCGCCTTGTCTATGCCTCGATCTCGGGCTTCGGGCAAACTGGCCCAAATCACGCGCGCCCGGCCTATGACATCGTGCTGCAGGCGATGAGCGGAATGATGGCCCTGACCGGCGATGCGGACGGGCCGCCGATGATGGTGGGCGAGGCGATCGCCGATGTGGCGGGCGGTCTTTTTGCAGCTTGGGGGATCATGGCCGCGCTGTTCGAACGTGAGCGCACGGGCGAAGGGCGGGTCATCGATCTTGCGCTATTCGATGCGCTGGCCTCGATGATGCCGACCGCCGCAGCGCGCGTCCTCGTCTGCGGGCAGGACCCTTCACGCGTGGGAAGCCGCCATGCCCTTTCGGCACCCTTCGGGGTTTATCCCGCTGGCAAAGGGCATTTCGCCGTCGCAGTTCTGAACGACCGTCTTTTCATCCGCTTTGCGCAGGCGATCGGTCGGCCAGAGCTGGCTGCCGATCCGCGTTTCGCCACGGATGCCGAGCGTCGCCTTCATGAGCCTGTTCTTGCCGAGGCGATTACATCCTGGGCGTCCGATCGCGATGCTGCAGAAGTCGTGGCAGCCCTGACCGAGGCGGGCATTCCCGCAGCACCCCTTTCGACCGCGCGCGAGGCCTGGAGTTCAGGGCAGGTGGTGTCTCGAGGGCTCGCGTCGCCGGTCGATCATCCCATCTTGGGGCAAGTCGCATTGCCCGAGCAACCCGTGCATTTTTCCGATGTGCCGCGCGGCAATCGCCGTCCCGCGCCGGCGCTCGACGAACATGGCGCGCAAATCCGCGCCGAACTGGAGAAGTAG
- a CDS encoding Lrp/AsnC family transcriptional regulator yields the protein MYDPTDSRLLATLQRRANITAQELGEVLNLSPSQAARRRARLEEEGIILGYGARLDPGKLGLTVQAFVQVQMAAHSEDNAQNFARLVATLPEVVSCWTLTGEADYLLRVWCADLPALNTLIHHRLLPHPAVARVQSQIVMDQPKADAGLPV from the coding sequence ATGTATGATCCCACCGATTCCCGCTTGCTTGCCACCCTCCAGCGCCGGGCGAACATCACCGCGCAGGAACTTGGCGAAGTCCTGAACCTGTCACCATCCCAGGCTGCGCGAAGACGCGCCCGGCTCGAGGAAGAAGGGATCATCCTGGGTTATGGTGCGCGTCTCGATCCCGGAAAACTCGGCTTGACGGTGCAGGCTTTTGTCCAGGTCCAGATGGCGGCGCACAGTGAAGACAACGCCCAGAACTTCGCCCGCCTCGTGGCCACCCTGCCCGAAGTCGTCAGTTGCTGGACCCTGACCGGAGAGGCGGACTACCTGCTTCGTGTCTGGTGCGCCGATCTGCCGGCGCTGAACACGCTTATTCATCACCGTCTGCTGCCGCATCCTGCGGTGGCCCGCGTTCAAAGCCAGATCGTCATGGACCAACCCAAGGCCGATGCCGGACTTCCAGTCTAG
- a CDS encoding glycine betaine ABC transporter substrate-binding protein → MKIKIATGMLTAFAMMSQAHAAEPAACQAPTFSDVGWTDISATTATSAILLEALGYKPEIQILSVAVTFESLKKGDTDIFLGNWMPLQEATQKPLVDAGEIEVVATNLEGALIGYAVPAKSYEAGLKTYADIAKFKDQLGGKIYGIEAGSGANGTILKMIDEDMFGLGGFELVESSEQGMLAQVQRAIGSGNDIVFFGWRPHPMNVRYELEYLSEGNDVFGPEDGAPPS, encoded by the coding sequence ATGAAAATCAAGATCGCCACCGGCATGCTGACTGCATTTGCCATGATGTCACAGGCCCACGCGGCAGAACCGGCCGCGTGCCAGGCGCCGACATTTTCGGATGTCGGCTGGACCGATATCTCGGCGACGACCGCGACAAGTGCCATTCTGCTCGAGGCGCTGGGTTACAAGCCGGAAATCCAGATCCTATCCGTCGCCGTGACGTTCGAATCGCTGAAAAAGGGTGACACGGACATCTTCCTTGGCAACTGGATGCCGCTGCAGGAGGCGACCCAGAAGCCGCTCGTCGATGCCGGCGAGATCGAGGTCGTCGCGACCAATCTCGAAGGGGCCCTGATCGGCTACGCCGTCCCGGCGAAAAGCTACGAAGCCGGCCTCAAGACCTATGCCGACATCGCCAAGTTCAAGGACCAGCTTGGAGGCAAGATCTACGGCATCGAGGCCGGCAGTGGCGCGAACGGAACCATCCTCAAGATGATCGATGAGGACATGTTCGGTCTTGGCGGTTTCGAACTCGTCGAATCCAGCGAGCAAGGTATGCTTGCCCAAGTGCAACGTGCGATCGGGTCCGGCAATGACATCGTGTTCTTCGGCTGGCGCCCCCATCCGATGAACGTGCGCTATGAGCTCGAATACCTGTCCGAAGGAAACGACGTGTTCGGGCCCGAAGATGGGGCGCCACCGTCCTGA
- a CDS encoding fumarylacetoacetate hydrolase family protein: MMNEMTQSAEYVFPPTPTPTIPVAGSDKLFPVRRIYCVGRNFAEHAIEMGHDPDREPPFFFQKNADAIVPPGQDFPYPPCSSDVHHEIELVVALKSGGTDIPLESALDCVFGYGTGLDMTRRDLQASAKKMGRPWEVAKSFEASAPCSAIHPVSLIGHPTQGAIWAKVNGTIRQSGDLDQMIWKVPEMISYLSRLFELKPGDVIFAGTPAGVGAIVPGDEISGRIEGVSEIAVKVV, from the coding sequence ATGATGAACGAGATGACGCAGTCGGCGGAATATGTCTTCCCCCCCACTCCAACGCCGACCATCCCGGTCGCGGGCAGCGACAAGCTTTTCCCGGTGCGTCGGATCTACTGCGTCGGTCGCAACTTTGCCGAGCACGCAATCGAGATGGGTCACGATCCCGACAGGGAGCCGCCCTTCTTTTTCCAGAAGAACGCAGACGCGATCGTGCCGCCGGGACAGGACTTCCCCTACCCCCCCTGCAGCAGCGACGTTCACCACGAGATCGAGCTGGTGGTCGCGCTGAAATCCGGGGGGACGGACATTCCATTGGAAAGCGCGCTTGATTGCGTCTTCGGATATGGCACTGGCCTCGACATGACCCGCCGGGACCTGCAGGCTTCGGCCAAGAAAATGGGAAGGCCTTGGGAGGTCGCGAAGTCCTTCGAGGCATCGGCGCCGTGCAGCGCCATCCATCCCGTCTCGCTGATCGGGCATCCGACACAGGGCGCGATCTGGGCCAAGGTCAATGGGACAATCCGCCAGAGCGGAGATCTGGATCAGATGATCTGGAAGGTGCCGGAAATGATTTCATATCTCTCGCGTCTGTTCGAGTTGAAGCCGGGCGACGTGATCTTCGCCGGAACGCCTGCAGGTGTCGGGGCGATTGTTCCGGGAGACGAGATCTCGGGGCGGATCGAGGGTGTTTCGGAGATTGCCGTCAAGGTTGTTTGA
- a CDS encoding GlxA family transcriptional regulator has protein sequence MVRVTFLLFEGFSNMVLSCLLEPLRAVRDQARIEILWQILTDGDQPIRSSSGLLISPDRPADGAGAIDLLVVVAGYGYREHATRSTLRQILALSRQGRIVVGADTGAWLIAAAGLLRDQRATLHWSLLPDFAETFPQVHVDPAPYVMEGKVWSCGGASAALDLMLAFISERFGPANAFIASSMFLHDFDRQQNALSTAARLVGKGTARLRQVVNLMAETIETPPTLSEIASCCGLSLSKLDRLFKAELGMSPGRYFQMMRLSHARELADGSSYDLREIALRCGYADAAALCKAYRRAYGHPIRQSQSPRIKGAAQET, from the coding sequence ATGGTTCGCGTCACTTTCCTGCTGTTCGAAGGCTTTTCGAACATGGTCCTTTCCTGCCTGCTCGAGCCCCTTCGGGCCGTTCGCGATCAGGCGCGCATAGAAATCCTGTGGCAGATCCTGACGGACGGGGATCAGCCGATCAGGTCTTCCAGCGGCCTTCTGATCTCGCCGGACAGACCTGCCGATGGCGCAGGTGCGATCGATCTGTTGGTGGTGGTGGCGGGCTACGGCTACCGCGAACATGCCACGAGAAGCACGCTGCGCCAGATCCTGGCGCTTTCGCGGCAAGGCAGAATTGTCGTCGGAGCGGATACCGGCGCCTGGCTCATCGCTGCTGCCGGCCTTTTGCGCGATCAGCGCGCGACCCTACACTGGTCGCTGCTGCCCGACTTTGCCGAGACATTCCCGCAAGTTCACGTCGATCCCGCACCCTATGTGATGGAGGGAAAGGTCTGGAGTTGCGGGGGCGCGTCCGCGGCCCTTGACCTGATGCTGGCCTTCATTTCAGAGCGCTTCGGTCCGGCCAATGCATTCATCGCTTCCTCGATGTTCCTCCATGACTTCGACAGGCAGCAAAATGCCCTGTCGACGGCGGCGCGACTTGTCGGGAAGGGAACCGCGCGGCTTCGGCAGGTCGTCAACCTGATGGCCGAAACGATCGAGACCCCCCCGACTCTGAGCGAGATCGCCAGCTGCTGCGGCCTTTCGTTGAGCAAGCTGGACCGCCTTTTCAAGGCCGAGCTTGGGATGTCGCCCGGACGTTACTTCCAGATGATGCGTTTGTCGCATGCCCGCGAACTGGCGGACGGTTCATCCTATGACCTGCGCGAAATCGCTCTGCGCTGCGGATATGCGGATGCCGCGGCGCTGTGCAAGGCGTACCGGCGCGCTTACGGTCACCCGATCCGGCAATCCCAGAGCCCGCGTATCAAGGGCGCCGCACAAGAGACGTAG
- a CDS encoding BKACE family enzyme yields the protein MPLTMNREVFITCAVTGSGGTQDRSPHVPRSPRAIAESAIAAAKAGAAVVHCHVRDPETGKPSRRLDLYREVTDRIRDAEVDVVLNLTAGMGGDLVLGSPEAPLPFNAAGTDMVGANARMAHVAECLPEICTLDCGTMNFAEADYVMTNTPGMLRAMGGMMTALGVKPEIEAFDTGHLWFAKQLVAEGVLTGPALVQLCMGVPWGAPNDLNTFLAMVNAVPSDWNWSAFSLGRDQMAYVSAAVLAGGNVRVGLEDNLWLGKGQLATNAQLVDRAVTIIESMGARVIGPDAVRERLGLVKRAPVGVMA from the coding sequence ATGCCGCTCACCATGAACCGCGAGGTTTTCATCACCTGTGCCGTTACGGGTTCCGGGGGAACCCAGGACCGGTCACCGCATGTTCCGCGCAGCCCGCGCGCGATTGCCGAGAGCGCGATCGCGGCGGCGAAGGCGGGCGCGGCGGTTGTGCATTGCCATGTGCGCGACCCCGAGACGGGCAAGCCCTCGCGCCGGCTCGACCTTTATCGCGAGGTGACCGATCGGATCCGCGATGCCGAGGTCGACGTGGTGCTGAACCTGACCGCGGGCATGGGGGGTGACCTGGTTCTGGGCTCGCCCGAGGCGCCGCTGCCCTTCAACGCGGCTGGCACGGACATGGTGGGCGCGAATGCGCGCATGGCCCATGTCGCCGAATGCCTGCCCGAGATCTGCACGCTGGATTGCGGCACGATGAACTTCGCCGAGGCGGATTACGTCATGACCAACACGCCCGGCATGCTGCGCGCGATGGGCGGCATGATGACGGCGCTTGGCGTCAAGCCCGAGATCGAGGCCTTCGACACCGGGCATCTGTGGTTTGCCAAGCAGCTTGTCGCCGAGGGCGTGCTGACCGGCCCGGCTCTGGTGCAGCTTTGCATGGGGGTGCCGTGGGGGGCGCCCAATGACCTCAATACCTTCCTTGCGATGGTGAATGCGGTGCCCTCGGACTGGAACTGGTCGGCCTTCAGCCTGGGCCGGGACCAGATGGCCTATGTCTCGGCCGCGGTTCTGGCCGGGGGCAATGTGCGGGTCGGGCTCGAGGACAACCTGTGGCTCGGCAAGGGCCAGCTTGCGACCAATGCGCAGCTGGTCGACCGCGCGGTGACGATCATCGAAAGCATGGGGGCGCGGGTGATCGGCCCCGATGCGGTGCGCGAAAGGCTGGGCCTGGTGAAGCGGGCGCCGGTGGGGGTGATGGCATGA
- a CDS encoding acyl-CoA dehydrogenase family protein: MEWNDDEAAILDQIGRFAAEVLEPRAAGLDEAQTFATCHLPMMAELGLMGLNLPEEEGGLGLSGPALYRAVEIIAGACGSTASMLTAHYLATDSLHLGADPELKARLLPRAASGALGAFALTEPEAGSNPADMRTTARREGSGYRIRGTKAFISNAGAADFIVVYAKSDPEAGARGVSAFLVEPGVTPGVSVAPAERTMGLRGGHVFGVTFDCVVPEENRIGPEGTGFRTAMRVLDNGRIEVAAQATGIAAAALEASIRYARERRVGGQPIGEFQGLQWMLADSANDLAAARALGYAAARLRGTGARHATESAHAKLFASEAAFRIADRALQIHGGYGYCRDFPLERYLRDLRIFRIYEGSSEIQRTIIARNLLA, from the coding sequence ATGGAGTGGAATGACGACGAAGCAGCGATCCTCGATCAGATCGGGCGTTTTGCCGCGGAAGTGCTTGAACCCCGCGCGGCGGGGCTGGACGAAGCCCAGACCTTCGCCACCTGCCACCTTCCCATGATGGCCGAGCTGGGGCTGATGGGGCTTAACCTTCCGGAAGAGGAAGGCGGGCTTGGCCTGTCCGGCCCCGCGCTTTACCGTGCGGTCGAAATCATTGCCGGGGCCTGCGGATCAACCGCCTCGATGTTGACGGCGCATTACCTCGCCACGGATAGCCTTCATCTGGGCGCCGATCCTGAACTCAAGGCGCGGCTCCTGCCGCGCGCGGCATCGGGTGCGTTGGGCGCCTTTGCGCTGACCGAGCCCGAGGCGGGGTCGAATCCTGCCGACATGCGAACGACGGCCCGTCGCGAGGGGAGTGGCTATCGCATTCGCGGGACGAAGGCCTTCATCTCGAATGCGGGCGCGGCCGATTTCATCGTGGTTTATGCCAAGTCCGACCCCGAAGCCGGCGCGCGTGGCGTCTCGGCATTCCTCGTCGAGCCAGGTGTGACGCCGGGTGTGAGCGTCGCCCCGGCCGAGCGGACGATGGGCCTGCGGGGAGGCCATGTCTTCGGCGTCACGTTCGATTGCGTCGTCCCCGAAGAAAACCGCATCGGTCCCGAAGGAACGGGCTTTCGTACGGCGATGCGCGTTCTGGACAATGGCCGCATCGAAGTCGCGGCGCAGGCCACGGGGATCGCGGCCGCGGCCCTTGAGGCGTCGATCCGCTACGCACGAGAACGCCGGGTCGGTGGACAGCCGATCGGGGAATTTCAGGGTCTGCAATGGATGCTGGCGGATAGTGCCAACGATCTCGCTGCCGCGAGGGCACTGGGATATGCGGCGGCACGGCTGCGCGGGACCGGGGCGCGACATGCGACCGAAAGCGCTCATGCCAAGCTTTTTGCATCCGAGGCGGCATTTCGCATTGCCGATCGCGCCCTGCAGATCCATGGCGGCTACGGTTATTGCCGGGACTTCCCGCTTGAACGCTACCTGAGAGACCTGCGGATATTTCGCATCTATGAAGGAAGCTCCGAGATCCAGCGCACAATCATCGCCCGAAATCTGCTGGCGTGA
- a CDS encoding GlxA family transcriptional regulator, which translates to MSRNLIFQPSDQPLSVTILVLPDASLMSLAATLDPMRAANRISGRKPYRWRVVSMDGQPVATSCGLAMQVDGAFQSQDECDLLIVVAAFNIARHATSAVLSSVRKGARRARMVGGVEAGSWVLAMAGLLDQRQATTHWEDLEDFAARFPQVRVIPDRWVVDGPVFTTGGAAPALDFMLALIRARQGFGSALNVASLYVYEEVRLPSDAQPLVSLGRIGKLEHRVAQAIRIMEEHVDAPLPIKVIAGRVKCSARTLEGLFREAVETSPGAYYLSLRLQAARRLIVDTDLSMAEIAVRTGFSSIATLARSFRRQFGQPPTAARKGSKA; encoded by the coding sequence ATGTCGCGCAACTTGATCTTTCAGCCATCCGATCAACCTCTGAGCGTAACGATCCTCGTTCTGCCCGACGCTTCCCTGATGAGCCTGGCGGCGACACTTGATCCGATGCGTGCAGCGAACCGGATTTCCGGTCGCAAGCCTTATCGCTGGCGCGTCGTGTCCATGGATGGACAGCCGGTCGCGACAAGCTGTGGCCTTGCAATGCAGGTCGATGGCGCATTCCAATCGCAGGACGAATGCGATCTTTTGATCGTGGTCGCAGCTTTCAACATTGCCCGTCACGCGACTTCGGCCGTGCTTTCCTCGGTCAGGAAGGGTGCCCGGCGCGCCAGGATGGTCGGAGGCGTCGAGGCCGGAAGCTGGGTCCTGGCCATGGCCGGGCTGCTCGATCAGCGCCAGGCCACGACCCACTGGGAAGATCTGGAAGATTTCGCCGCGCGGTTTCCGCAGGTCAGGGTGATCCCCGATCGTTGGGTGGTCGACGGACCGGTTTTCACCACCGGGGGCGCCGCCCCTGCGCTGGATTTCATGCTTGCGCTGATCCGGGCGCGACAAGGCTTCGGCTCGGCGCTGAATGTCGCCAGTCTCTATGTCTATGAGGAGGTCCGGCTTCCTTCTGACGCGCAACCGCTGGTATCATTGGGCCGGATCGGCAAGCTCGAGCACCGGGTCGCCCAGGCAATCCGGATCATGGAAGAGCATGTCGATGCGCCGCTTCCGATCAAGGTCATTGCAGGACGGGTCAAATGCTCGGCGCGTACGCTTGAGGGGTTGTTTCGGGAAGCGGTCGAAACCTCGCCCGGTGCCTATTACCTGTCACTGCGCCTTCAGGCGGCGCGCAGGCTGATCGTCGATACCGATCTGTCGATGGCCGAGATCGCCGTCAGGACCGGCTTTTCGTCGATCGCCACCTTGGCGCGGTCATTCAGGCGGCAGTTCGGGCAACCCCCGACCGCCGCCCGCAAGGGATCAAAGGCCTAG
- a CDS encoding carnitine 3-dehydrogenase, which yields MSKAAIIGGGVIGGGWAARFLLNGWDVAVCDPDPEAGRKIGEVLANARRSLPALYDRALPAEGKLSFHTDLAEAVKGAKWVQESVPETLELKHRVLPAIQAAVGPDAIIGSSTSGFKPSELNAAGTRAIVAHPFNPVYLLPLVELVGDPDTCAQAAEILRGIGMFPLHVRKEIDAHIADRLLEAVWREALWLVKDGVATTEEIDESIRMAFGIRWAQMGLFETYRIAGGEAGMKHFMAQFGPALSWPWTKLMDVPEFNDALVDLIASQSDAQSGHLSIRELERLRDDNVVGMIRALRRSGSGAGGVVRAHEGGLVQGGEHEGLPITVARQVPTTWTDYNGHMNETHYLEAASIATDRFMEMIGADAAYVASGKSYFTVENHVRYLDEVHAGERLTVTTQVLAAEGKKMQLFHRLWREDDRLAATVETLLLHTDLTTRRTSLPEPQVTAALTGWAARHAAMPADGAGRFVGQRVPAPETV from the coding sequence ATGAGCAAGGCTGCGATCATTGGCGGCGGCGTCATCGGCGGCGGCTGGGCGGCGCGGTTCCTGCTGAACGGCTGGGACGTGGCGGTCTGTGACCCCGATCCCGAGGCCGGGCGCAAGATCGGCGAGGTGCTGGCCAATGCCCGCCGCTCGCTGCCCGCGCTTTACGACCGCGCCCTGCCCGCCGAGGGCAAGCTGAGCTTCCACACCGACCTCGCCGAAGCCGTCAAAGGCGCAAAATGGGTCCAGGAAAGCGTGCCGGAAACGCTTGAGTTGAAACACAGGGTTCTGCCCGCCATCCAGGCGGCGGTCGGTCCCGATGCGATCATCGGCTCATCGACCTCGGGCTTCAAACCCTCAGAACTGAACGCGGCCGGAACGCGTGCCATCGTCGCCCATCCGTTCAATCCCGTCTACCTGCTGCCGCTGGTCGAACTGGTCGGTGATCCTGACACCTGCGCGCAAGCCGCGGAGATCCTGCGCGGCATTGGCATGTTTCCCTTGCATGTCCGCAAGGAAATCGACGCCCATATCGCGGACCGGCTGCTCGAAGCCGTCTGGCGTGAGGCACTTTGGCTGGTCAAGGACGGCGTTGCCACGACCGAGGAAATCGACGAGTCGATCCGGATGGCCTTTGGTATTCGCTGGGCGCAGATGGGCCTTTTCGAGACATATCGCATCGCGGGTGGCGAAGCGGGCATGAAACATTTCATGGCGCAATTCGGCCCGGCCTTGTCCTGGCCCTGGACGAAGCTCATGGACGTGCCCGAGTTCAATGACGCGTTGGTCGATCTGATCGCCTCGCAATCTGATGCACAATCGGGCCATCTCTCGATCCGCGAGCTTGAACGCCTGCGCGACGATAACGTGGTCGGCATGATCCGGGCGCTGCGTCGGTCGGGCAGCGGGGCGGGGGGCGTGGTGCGCGCGCATGAGGGCGGTCTTGTCCAGGGGGGTGAGCACGAGGGCCTGCCGATCACTGTGGCCCGACAGGTTCCGACGACCTGGACCGATTACAACGGTCACATGAACGAGACGCATTACCTTGAGGCCGCCTCGATTGCGACGGATCGCTTCATGGAGATGATCGGGGCCGATGCAGCATATGTCGCGTCCGGGAAAAGCTATTTCACCGTCGAGAACCATGTCCGCTATCTGGACGAGGTCCATGCCGGTGAGCGGCTTACAGTTACGACGCAGGTTCTGGCGGCCGAAGGCAAGAAGATGCAGCTGTTCCACCGCTTATGGCGCGAGGACGACCGGCTCGCGGCCACGGTGGAGACGCTGCTTCTGCATACCGATCTGACCACGCGCCGGACCAGCCTTCCCGAGCCGCAAGTGACCGCGGCACTGACGGGATGGGCCGCGCGCCACGCCGCAATGCCGGCGGATGGAGCAGGCCGCTTTGTTGGTCAACGAGTTCCGGCTCCGGAAACGGTGTAG
- a CDS encoding glycine betaine ABC transporter substrate-binding protein, which translates to MPVRRKRRVRARRWGATVLTNTRAGFSKDCPNLGNFLTNLSFTVEAEDVMMSYILDEGMEPRAAAERWLKENPAALDGWLADVTTYEGAPGLPAAKESLGL; encoded by the coding sequence ATACCTGTCCGAAGGAAACGACGTGTTCGGGCCCGAAGATGGGGCGCCACCGTCCTGACCAATACCCGTGCGGGATTCTCGAAGGACTGCCCCAATCTCGGAAATTTCCTGACCAATCTCAGCTTCACGGTCGAAGCCGAGGACGTGATGATGTCCTATATCCTGGACGAAGGGATGGAACCCCGCGCCGCGGCCGAACGCTGGCTCAAGGAAAATCCTGCGGCACTGGATGGCTGGCTGGCCGATGTCACCACCTATGAAGGCGCCCCGGGCCTTCCGGCGGCCAAGGAATCGCTAGGCCTTTGA
- a CDS encoding cupin domain-containing protein: protein MARRDFDPDSVRPDGRRAAKARLFDTEAAGPWRGSCPGEKMEAPVTVLAYGTDKPGEGPRLHVHPYDETFVIIAGRARFFVGDEVIDAVAGEVVFGPKSVPHRFENLGPGRLQTIDIHHSPRWIQTDLD from the coding sequence ATGGCCCGTCGGGATTTTGATCCGGACAGCGTGCGCCCAGACGGGCGCCGCGCCGCGAAGGCTCGCCTATTCGACACCGAAGCCGCGGGCCCATGGCGCGGCTCCTGTCCCGGCGAGAAGATGGAAGCTCCGGTCACGGTTCTGGCCTATGGCACCGACAAACCCGGAGAGGGGCCGCGTCTGCATGTGCATCCCTATGACGAAACCTTTGTCATCATTGCCGGCCGAGCGCGGTTTTTCGTCGGTGATGAGGTGATAGATGCGGTTGCAGGAGAGGTGGTCTTCGGACCCAAGAGCGTACCCCACAGATTCGAAAATTTGGGACCGGGCAGGCTGCAGACAATCGACATCCATCATTCGCCCCGCTGGATCCAGACTGATCTTGACTAG